The DNA sequence TGTTAAAATGCGAAAATAAACATCTAAAGGACTATGTTTGTGTAAGATGAattatatgttaaaatataCTTTGAATGCTCATAATGTTGTACATACATTGtaatcatttttctttgtcaCTTGATACAGGTGTTGTAGGATACACTGGCTCTGCTGAATTGTAAAATATAACTTATACATTTCAACTGATATTAGCAAAAATAGTTTGGGCTACattgatttgcatttaattgcCTTCATAGAGGTGTACAGGCTGATCTGTGACACTGCTTTATAGGACTAAAAGATTGAATACCAAATATAAGAGGTTGGTAATAGGACTGTAGTAGATACAAATCCAAATGTGAAACGCTGTTAGAGCAGCCAAATCACAGCTTCTGTGTCCTGTCATTCCCCCACTGAGTGTCACTGTCTCTGCTTTACAGATAAAATGACTCACCACTGCACCAAGTTCTCCGGTCACTGGAAGGTATGGGGCCCAGAAGGTGTAGAACTTCATAGGATTGGAATGAAACCCGATAGAATTCTCGGCAGTGCCGAAAAATCGGCGATGCCCAGCGCATGGCCCTTTGCACTCTTTCGCTCCGCAAATTCAACCCGCAATCTAGCAGCGCTTCGTCGCCCAGCACGCCCGTCTCATTTCCTTTTTCCCcgttttcccccctctctctctctctcccgaaCCCCCCGCAGATCATCGTGTACGACGAGGAGTGCTTCCAGGGCCGGCGCCATGAGTTCACCTCCGAGTGCTGCAACGTCATGGAGTTCGGCTTCGAGACCGTGCGCTCGCTGAGAGTGGAGAGCGGAGCGtgagtgtcccccccccccccccgcccgcccgcccgcccgcccgcttcCGGAAGGGTCACCCTCCGAGCGGCTTCGCTCGCCCGCGCCGCACCGCACCGCTCCCGCAGGAAACGCGGCCTCTCCTCTCATTTCTGATGTGCAGTCCAGACCTCCAGTAATGTTTCTGTTACAGTGAATTAATGAATACTCAAAACCTGATTGATGCTGCCCTGCTTGTAACTTCCAAATAcatgtattgcttttttttctgcgcCTTGCGGAAGAGTTTGGCAGAAACTCTGAGATCAGACACGCAGCAGTTTCAGTGCAAACAGGGCCCGAGCAGTAACGGAGCAGTAATGGCCCCCCCAGCAACCTCGCAGCAGACGGGCAGCTGCTCGTGTCAGCCTGCCAATAAGGGAGCAACTTCTCTCTTTAGCCATGGAGTGCGGCTTGGAATATAAAAGAACCAGGCCTGCTTTAAACATGCGAGCACTCCTATGGCCTACTCTGCTCCTGTCCAGTGAGTGAGCAGGGctgagacagaagagagagaataGCACAGACgtatgaacacattttatgcCGTTGCTGAGACAGGATGTATGCTCACTCTGACAActgctctctgcttcctccttcattctctctctctctctctttctctcaggtgGGTGGGTTATGAGCACTCTGCATACCAGGGCCAGCAGTTTGTGCTAGAGCGTGGAGAGTACCCTCAGTGTGATGCCTTCGGGGGCAGTAACTCCTACCATATTGAGAGGATGACCTCCTTCAGGCCCATTGCCTGTGCTGTGAGTTCAATCTGCTCTTTCTAATGCTGtatctctctctgctgtttgctccatcacacattctcacactgcTGCCCCTCTGTCCTcatcctcctgctctcctcctgctctcactcacagtcctgctctccccctgctctcactcacaggcctgctctcctcctgctctcactcacaggcctgctctccccctgctctcactCACAGGCCtgctctccccctgctctcactCACAGGCCtgctctccccctgctctcactcacaggcctgctctcctcctgctctcactCACAGGcctgctctcccctgctctcacTCACAGGCCGGCTCACCTCATGCTCTCACTCACAGGCcggctctcctcctgctctcactcacaggcctgctctcctcctgctctcactCACAGGCCTGCTCACCTCCTGCTCTCACTCACAGGCCtgctctccccctgctctcactCACAGGCCtgctctccccctgctctcactCACAGGCACCGGTCTCTGCATATTTCCTTTGTGGGTGCTTAAGAGGTCACATCTAGTGAGTGACTCAGTTTTATTTCCAAGAATCCCCTAA is a window from the Anguilla rostrata isolate EN2019 chromosome 14, ASM1855537v3, whole genome shotgun sequence genome containing:
- the cryba4 gene encoding beta-crystallin A4, with translation MTHHCTKFSGHWKIIVYDEECFQGRRHEFTSECCNVMEFGFETVRSLRVESGAWVGYEHSAYQGQQFVLERGEYPQCDAFGGSNSYHIERMTSFRPIACANHRECRMTIYERENFLGRKGELSDDYPSLQAMGWCNNEVGSLRVQSGAFVCYQYPGYRGYQYIMECDRHCGEYKHFKEFGSHSQTPQIQSIRRIQQ